Sequence from the Pseudomonas frederiksbergensis genome:
GCCGGAGTGCCGGGGGCGCTGGTGCTGGGCATCGTCACCTTCCTGCTCAGCCTGATTCCCATGGGGCCTCCGCTGGTCTGGATCCCCGCCACGGCCTGGCTGGCGTGGAAGGGCGAGTATGGGATGGCGGTGTTCCTCGGCATCTGGGGCACGTTCATCATCAGCGGCGTGGACAACGTGCTCAAGCCTTACCTGATCAGCCGTGGCGGAAACCTGCCGCTGGTGATCGTGTTGCTTGGGGTGTTCGGCGGACTGATTGCCTTCGGCTTTATCGGGCTGTTCATCGGCCCGACCCTGCTAGCGGTGGCGTACAGTTTGCTGACGGATTGGAGCAAGAGCCAGGCGCGGTAACGCAGCGGTTCAGGCCACGCGGGGCAAACGAATCACCGCAGTCAATCCGCCTCCGGGGGTTTGCTCCAGGCTCAATTGTCCGCCCAGGCGTTCGGCGGCCTCCCGGGCGATGGTCATGCCCAGGCCGACGCCACCGGAGTTGCGATTGCGCGAACCCTCCAGGCGAAAGAATGGCTCGAACACCGCTTCGCGCTGGTCTTCAGCGATGCCGGGTCCATGGTCAATCACCCGGATCAGCAATTGGTGCTGCTGGTCTTCCAGGACAATCGATGCCTCGCCAGCGTAGCGCAGGGCATTATCGACGAGGTTATTGATGCAGGAACGCAGCGCCATCGGCTGCACCTGCAAGGGCGCACAGTTGCCGCTGGCGTGGACATTGGCGCCTTGGTCCTGGGCGTTTTCGCTCAATGACTCCACCAGGGCCTGCACGTCCATCCATTGCCATGCCTCGCTGGTGCGTTGCTCATGCAGATAGGTCAGCGTGGCATCGAGCATGGCGATCATATCGTCCAGGTCTTGGCGCATCTGATCCTGCAACCGGGTGTCGTTGATCTGCTCCAGGCGCAGCTTGAGCCGCGCAAGCGGGGTGCGCAGGTCATGGGAGACCGCGCCAAGCATGCGCGAGCGCTGCTGCACCTGTTCACGGATCCGTTGTTGCATCAGGTTGAACGTATGGGCGGCTTGGCGGGCCTCTCGCGGACCCGTTTCCTGGAGTGGTGGGCTATCGAGGTCCTCGCTCAGCCGTTCGGCGGCATCGCTCAGGCGTTGGATCGGCCGGGTCAGGAGCTTGGCGCCGTACCAAGCCGCAACGATCAAGCACACAAACTGAAATGTCAGCGGCACCACAGGCCCGCCGAACCATGGGCGTGTGCCCGGTGGCGGGCCGGAGCGCGCGGAACCTCCGGCTTGATGGGAGAATTCCGGTGGCGGCCCGGGAGGTGGCGGCTTGTCGTAATGAAAGAACCAGGCAAAGGCCAACAGGTGCGCCAGCACGATCGCCACCAGCAGCACGCCGAACAGGCGGCCGAACAGGGAGTCGACGCGCAGGCGCATCAACCGATGTCCCGCGCATCGAACAGGTAGCCTTCACCGCGCACGGTCTTGATCAGCTGTGGGGCCTTGGGGTCGTCACCCAGTTTCTGGCGCAAGCGCGAGACCAGCAGGTCGATACTGCGGTCAAACGCCTCGATCGAGCGACCGCGGGCGGCGTCCAGCAGTTGTTCACGACTGAGCACTCGGCGCGGACGCTCGATGAACACCCACAGCAGACGGAATTCGGCGTTGGATAGAGGCACCACCAATCCATTGGCAGAGACCAACTGGCGCAGCACGCTATTGAGTCGCCAGTTATCGAAACGGATATTGGCCCGCTGCTCGCTGCGGTCATCGCGCACGCGGCGAAGGATGGTCTGGATTCGCGCCACAAGCTCCCTCGGCTCGAAGGGTTTGGCCATGTAGTCATCTGCGCCCAGTTCCAGGCCGATGATGCGGTCGGTGGGCTCGCAGCGCGCTGTCAGCATCAGGATGGGAATGTCCGACTCGGCCCGCAACCAGCGGCACAGCTGCAAACCGTCTTCTCCTGGCAACATCAGGTCCAGGACGACCACATCGAAATGTTCGGCCTCCATTGCCTGGCGCATGGCCACGCCATCGGTTACGCCACTGGCGCGGATGTTGAAGCGGGCCAGGTAGCCGATCAGCAATTCGCGGAGCGGTACGTCGTCATCGACGATCAGCGCGCGGGTGCTCCAACGCTTATCGTCGTCGGACGCTCTTGGGTCGCCAGCATTTGCAACAGGGGTGTTCTGCATGGGGGCGTCATCTGCCAGTTGGGCTGCCAACCGCATAGAAGGCGGCGAGGGCGTGGTTTGAGCATAAGCTTCGGACGGTGGGCCGTGAAGCGGTTGCGGCGGCGCAGGGTAGCGTCCCGTCGTGTTGCGTGCGTGTCATGAATGTATCGGCCCTGACACAAATGGCCGAAAGGACAATCGACGATTTACCGATCATTGGGTCCCGCACGGGCGCTGGTTCCGCTACAATGCGCGCCGATTTCGACTTGCCTGAGAGCCCGCTCATGTCCGCCTGCCAGACGCCTATCATCGTCGCCCTGGATTTTCCTACCCGTGACGCCGCCCTGAAGCTGGCCGACCAGTTGGACCCCAAGCTTTGCCGGGTCAAGGTCGGCAAGGAGCTGTTCACCAGCTGTGCGTCGGAAATCGTAGGGACGTTGCGTGACAAGGGATTCGAGGTTTTCCTCGACCTGAAATTCCATGACATTCCCAACACTACCGCCATGGCCGTCAAGGCTGCTGCGGAGATGGGCGTGTGGATGGTCAATGTGCATTGCTCCGGTGGCCTGCGCATGATGGCTGCCTGTCGTGAAGTGCTGGACCAGCGCAGTGGCCCGAAGCCGCTGCTGATCGGCGTGACCGTGCTGACCAGCATGGAGCGTGAGGACTTGGCAGGGATCGGCCTGGACATCGAGCCCCAGGAACAAGTGCTGCGCCTGGCGGCGCTGGCGCAAAAGGCCGGGATGGACGGTCTGGTCTGCTCGGCGCTGGAAGCCGGCGCCCTGAAAGCGGCCCACCCGTCGCTGCAACTGGTGACACCGGGGATTCGCCCGGCCGGCAGCGCGCAGGATGACCAGCGGCGCATCCTGACCCCACGCCAGGCCTTGGACGCAGGTTCCGATTACCTGGTGATCGGTCGTCCGATCAGCCAGGCTGCCGATCCGGCCAAGGCGCTGGCTGCGGTTGTGGCTGAACTGGCCTGACTAGGATGCTGTAAACCTTGTGGGAGCGAGCTTGCTCGCTCCCACATTTGTTTTATGTCAGGCCTTGGGTATCGGGTCTCACCGTATGTTTCGCGTCAGACCTTCAACACCAACTTCCCGAAATTTTCCCCACTAAACAATCTGGTCAGCGTCTCGGGGAAGGTTTCCAGCCCCTCGACAATGTCTTCCTTGCTCTTGAGCTGCCCCTTGGCCATCCAGCCGGCGATCTCCTGCCCGGCGGCGGCGAACTGCGAGGCATAATCCATGACCACGAAACCTTCCATCCGCGCACGGTTGACCAACAGCGACAGGTAGTTCGCCGGGCCTTTCACTGCTTCCTTGTTGTTGTATTGACTGATGGCGCCGCAGATCACCACGCGGGCCTTGAGGTTCAGGCGGCTGAGCACCGCATCGAGAATATCGCCGCCGACGT
This genomic interval carries:
- a CDS encoding sensor histidine kinase: MRLRVDSLFGRLFGVLLVAIVLAHLLAFAWFFHYDKPPPPGPPPEFSHQAGGSARSGPPPGTRPWFGGPVVPLTFQFVCLIVAAWYGAKLLTRPIQRLSDAAERLSEDLDSPPLQETGPREARQAAHTFNLMQQRIREQVQQRSRMLGAVSHDLRTPLARLKLRLEQINDTRLQDQMRQDLDDMIAMLDATLTYLHEQRTSEAWQWMDVQALVESLSENAQDQGANVHASGNCAPLQVQPMALRSCINNLVDNALRYAGEASIVLEDQQHQLLIRVIDHGPGIAEDQREAVFEPFFRLEGSRNRNSGGVGLGMTIAREAAERLGGQLSLEQTPGGGLTAVIRLPRVA
- a CDS encoding response regulator; its protein translation is MQNTPVANAGDPRASDDDKRWSTRALIVDDDVPLRELLIGYLARFNIRASGVTDGVAMRQAMEAEHFDVVVLDLMLPGEDGLQLCRWLRAESDIPILMLTARCEPTDRIIGLELGADDYMAKPFEPRELVARIQTILRRVRDDRSEQRANIRFDNWRLNSVLRQLVSANGLVVPLSNAEFRLLWVFIERPRRVLSREQLLDAARGRSIEAFDRSIDLLVSRLRQKLGDDPKAPQLIKTVRGEGYLFDARDIG
- the pyrF gene encoding orotidine-5'-phosphate decarboxylase, which produces MSACQTPIIVALDFPTRDAALKLADQLDPKLCRVKVGKELFTSCASEIVGTLRDKGFEVFLDLKFHDIPNTTAMAVKAAAEMGVWMVNVHCSGGLRMMAACREVLDQRSGPKPLLIGVTVLTSMEREDLAGIGLDIEPQEQVLRLAALAQKAGMDGLVCSALEAGALKAAHPSLQLVTPGIRPAGSAQDDQRRILTPRQALDAGSDYLVIGRPISQAADPAKALAAVVAELA